A window of the Chiloscyllium plagiosum isolate BGI_BamShark_2017 chromosome 13, ASM401019v2, whole genome shotgun sequence genome harbors these coding sequences:
- the LOC122555761 gene encoding G-protein coupled receptor 55-like isoform X2, giving the protein MDLDHQRKFNLCEINMSEQENVMHLVIYIPTFILGLPFNLLALLIFCCKIKRWTETTIYMSNLALADILLLFSLPFKMLDQDRGWPFDVAFCSFVESLYFVNMYASIFIITSISIDRYFAIIHPLKARAFRCPRNTVIICLVIWAFVWLGSIPVYGFHDSPNSANSTITCFHKFSDKSWNPGLIAFVELLGFVTPMATMVFCSVRIIKKLLERQSDVPGNCQACITIIIANLAVFICSFVPVHVGIFLQFLVRQDIIGRDYCSTRRSISLFVQGTMCLANVNCCLDAICYYFVAKEFRDQGSRTKRSLASLFSVNDVSV; this is encoded by the coding sequence ATGGATCTGGACCACCAGAGAAAGTTTAATCTCTGTGAGATTAACATGAGTGAGCAGGAGAATGTGATGCATCTGGTGATCTATATCCCCACCTTTATCCTGGGACTGCCTTTCAACCTCCTGGCACTCCTGATATTTTGCTGTAAGATCAAGAGGTGGACTGAAACGACCATTTACATGAGTAACCTTGCCCTGGCTGACATCCTGCTGCTGTTCTCTCTTCCTTTTAAGATGCTTGACCAGGATAGGGGCTGGCCTTTTGATGTGGCCTTCTGCTCCTTTGTGGAGTCACTCTACTTTGTTAACATGTACGCCAGCATCTTCATCATCACCTCCATTAGCATCGATCGCTACTTTGCCATCATCCACCCTTTGAAGGCGAGGGCTTTTCGGTGCCCACGGAACACCGTGATCATTTGCCTTGTCATTTGGGCCTTCGTGTGGTTGGGGAGCATCCCTGTCTATGGATTCCACGACAGCCCAAACTCTGCTAACTCCACTATCACCTGCTTCCATAAATTCTCCGATAAATCTTGGAACCCGGGTCTGATCGCCTTTGTAGAGCTGCTGGGCTTTGTGACCCCGATGGCTACCATGGTCTTTTGTTCAGTTCGAATCATCAAGAAACTGCTAGAGAGGCAAAGCGATGTTCCTGGAAACTGCCAGGCCTGCATCACAATTATCATTGCCAACCTGGCAGTCTTCATTTGCTCATTTGTGCCTGTCCACGTTGgcatttttcttcagtttttagTGCGGCAGGACATCATTGGCCGAGACTACTGTTCGACGCGAAGAAGTATCAGTTTATTTGTTCAAGGTACCATGTGTTTAGCCAATGTCAACTGTTGCCTAGATGCCATTTGCTACTATTTTGTAGCAAAGGAATTTCGGGACCAAGGCTCACGCACCAAGAGATCACTGGCCTCCCTTTTCTCGGTTAATGATGTGAGTGTTTAG
- the LOC122555761 gene encoding G-protein coupled receptor 55-like isoform X1, with the protein MQPEGCRDSGKWHFIDFPKKQKEPKRGARHKRMWLEFLVLSSMLEDIFIQGWTSILIHFLASLPLSNILIKQAMDLDHQRKFNLCEINMSEQENVMHLVIYIPTFILGLPFNLLALLIFCCKIKRWTETTIYMSNLALADILLLFSLPFKMLDQDRGWPFDVAFCSFVESLYFVNMYASIFIITSISIDRYFAIIHPLKARAFRCPRNTVIICLVIWAFVWLGSIPVYGFHDSPNSANSTITCFHKFSDKSWNPGLIAFVELLGFVTPMATMVFCSVRIIKKLLERQSDVPGNCQACITIIIANLAVFICSFVPVHVGIFLQFLVRQDIIGRDYCSTRRSISLFVQGTMCLANVNCCLDAICYYFVAKEFRDQGSRTKRSLASLFSVNDVSV; encoded by the exons ATGCAGCCAGAGGGTTGCAGAGATTCTGGAAAGTGGCACTTTATTGACTTTCCAAAGAAGCAAAAAGAACCAAAGCGAGGGGCAAGGCACAAAAGGATGTGGTTAGAATTTCTAGTGTTGTCAAGCATGTTAGAAGACATATTTATACAAGGCTGGACAAGTATACTCATCCACTTTTTGGCAAGCCTTCCATTGAGTAATATACT GATTAAACAAGCTATGGATCTGGACCACCAGAGAAAGTTTAATCTCTGTGAGATTAACATGAGTGAGCAGGAGAATGTGATGCATCTGGTGATCTATATCCCCACCTTTATCCTGGGACTGCCTTTCAACCTCCTGGCACTCCTGATATTTTGCTGTAAGATCAAGAGGTGGACTGAAACGACCATTTACATGAGTAACCTTGCCCTGGCTGACATCCTGCTGCTGTTCTCTCTTCCTTTTAAGATGCTTGACCAGGATAGGGGCTGGCCTTTTGATGTGGCCTTCTGCTCCTTTGTGGAGTCACTCTACTTTGTTAACATGTACGCCAGCATCTTCATCATCACCTCCATTAGCATCGATCGCTACTTTGCCATCATCCACCCTTTGAAGGCGAGGGCTTTTCGGTGCCCACGGAACACCGTGATCATTTGCCTTGTCATTTGGGCCTTCGTGTGGTTGGGGAGCATCCCTGTCTATGGATTCCACGACAGCCCAAACTCTGCTAACTCCACTATCACCTGCTTCCATAAATTCTCCGATAAATCTTGGAACCCGGGTCTGATCGCCTTTGTAGAGCTGCTGGGCTTTGTGACCCCGATGGCTACCATGGTCTTTTGTTCAGTTCGAATCATCAAGAAACTGCTAGAGAGGCAAAGCGATGTTCCTGGAAACTGCCAGGCCTGCATCACAATTATCATTGCCAACCTGGCAGTCTTCATTTGCTCATTTGTGCCTGTCCACGTTGgcatttttcttcagtttttagTGCGGCAGGACATCATTGGCCGAGACTACTGTTCGACGCGAAGAAGTATCAGTTTATTTGTTCAAGGTACCATGTGTTTAGCCAATGTCAACTGTTGCCTAGATGCCATTTGCTACTATTTTGTAGCAAAGGAATTTCGGGACCAAGGCTCACGCACCAAGAGATCACTGGCCTCCCTTTTCTCGGTTAATGATGTGAGTGTTTAG